From the genome of Eucalyptus grandis isolate ANBG69807.140 chromosome 2, ASM1654582v1, whole genome shotgun sequence, one region includes:
- the LOC104433825 gene encoding protein FAR1-RELATED SEQUENCE 4, protein MEPDKVTANAIAEPRDDMEFESHEDAYAFYKEYARAAGFGTAKLSSRRSRASKEFIDAKFSCIRYGNKQQSDDAINPRPSPKIGCKASMHVKRRQDGKWFVYSFVKEHNHELLPAQVHFFRSHRDADLVKNDVRLRKRKNLSSMSKMFSSYQNLDNLDNYLRNPHDKGRSLVLEAGDAQLLLEFFMHMQEQNPKFFYAIDLNEEHRLRNVFWVDAKGIEDYSKFGDVVSFDTTYFANKYKMPLVLFTGVNHHGQPTLFGSALIADDTVYTFAWLMQTWLVAMGEQAPQVILTDQNNAIKLATAAIFPHTRHFFCLWHILDRIPRELEYLGVWQDTIVAKFNKCIFGSWSEAEFDKRWWKLLDRFNLREVEWVQLLYQDRMQWAPTFMRDISFAGLSAFSRAESLNSWFDKYVNGETSLREFIEKYKVILEDRYEEEAKADFDAWHEAPELKSPSPFEKQMSLVYTHEIFRKFQIEVLGAAACHLKKESEDERATIYAVKEFEDDRNYVVEWNESKSSIYCSCHSFEYKGYLCRHAMIVLQMSGVFSIPSRYILQRWTNAALSRHPIGEKSEDMQSKVRRYNDLCRRAIILGEEGSLSQESYDIALCAIMAALKQCSSVNTPAENEARPNNSTVHATCNAEEENQCNTSKEQVPDPKVSNRSKNTSRKGKVTEPDLLGAMAQDGLHQMEVPQVRTTHLHGMVPMQLHNLVPTMFHNVPPTPFQNVASMQLHDNHLP, encoded by the exons ATGGAACCTGATAAGGTCACAGCCAATGCAATTGCAGAACCTCGTGATGACATGGAATTCGAGTCACATGAAGATGCATATGCATTCTATAAAGAGTATGCACGAGCAGCAGGTTTTGGTACTGCCAAATTGAGTAGTCGCCGGTCTAGAGCATCAAAAGAATTTATTGATGCCAAGTTTTCATGCATACGGTATGGGAATAAGCAGCAGTCAGATGATGCCATTAACCCAAGACCTTCTCCTAAAATAGGTTGTAAGGCAAGCATGCATGTGAAGAGAAGGCAGGATGGCAAATGGTTTGTTTATAGTTTTGTGAAGGAGCATAATCATGAGCTTTTGCCTGCCCAAGTGCATTTTTTCCGGAGCCATAGAGATGCTGATCTAGTGAAGAATGATGTCCGCCTGCGAAAGCGGAAAAATCTATCTTCAATGTCCAAAATGTTCAGTTCATACCAAAATTTGGATAACTTAGATAACTACTTGAGAAACCCACACGATAAAGGGAGGAGCTTGGTTTTAGAGGCTGGTGATGCTCAACTGCtgcttgaattttttatgcatATGCAGGAACAGAACCCAAaatttttctatgcaattgATCTGAACGAAGAGCATAGACTGAGAAATGTTTTTTGGGTTGATGCCAAAGGCATAGAAGATTATTCCAAGTTCGGGGACGTGGTTTCTTTTGATACTACCTATTTTGCGAATAAGTATAAAATGCCCCTGGTACTTTTTACTGGAGTGAACCATCATGGTCAACCCACGTTGTTTGGTTCTGCATTGATTGCGGATGATACTGTTTATACATTTGCTTGGTTGATGCAAACATGGTTAGTGGCAATGGGAGAACAGGCGCCACAAGTGATACTTACTGATCAAAACAATGCCATAAAATTGGCTACTGCAGCTATCTTTCCGCATACTCgtcactttttttgtttgtggCATATATTAGACAGAATTCCTAGAGAGCTTGAGTACTTAGGTGTTTGGCAAGACACAATTGTGGCAAAATTTAACAAATGTATTTTTGGATCATGGAGTGAAGCAGAATTTGATAAGAGATGGTGGAAGTTACTTGACAGGTTTAACCTTAGGGAGGTTGAATGGGTCCAACTGTTGTATCAGGACCGCATGCAATGGGCTCCTACTTTCATGAGAGATATATCTTTTGCTGGATTGTCTGCATTTTCGCGTGCTGAAAGTCTGAACTCCTGGTTTGACAAATATGTGAATGGGGAAACTTCATTACGAGAATTCATTGAAAAATACAAGGTTATTCTTGAAGATAGGTATGAGGAGGAAGCAAAAGCAGATTTTGACGCATGGCATGAGGCACCTGAGTTGAAGTCTCCTTCACCTTTTGAGAAGCAAATGTCATTAGTTTATACTCATGAAATCTTTAGAAAATTTCAGATCGAGGTCTTGGGAGCGGCTGCTTGTCATCTgaagaaagaaagtgaagatgaGAGAGCGACAATATACGCTGTTAAAGAATTTGAAGATGATCGGAATTACGTTGTGGAATGGAATGAGTCGAAATCAAGTATATATTGTTCATGCCATTCATTTGAATACAAAGGGTACCTGTGCAGGCATGCTATGATTGTTCTCCAAATGTCTGGTGTTTTTAGCATTCCGTCAAGATATATTCTGCAGCGCTGGACTAATGCTGCTCTAAGCAGGCATCCCATTGGTGAAAAATCTGAGGATATGCAGTCCAAAGTGCGTCGTTACAACGATTTGTGTCGACGAGCTATAATATTGGGTGAAGAAGGGTCTCTTTCTCAAGAGAGTTATGATATTGCATTATGTGCCATCATGGCAGCTCTTAAGCAATGCTCAAGTGTAAATACTCCAGCCGAGAATGAAGCACGTCCTAATAACTCAACAGTCCATGCAACCTGCAACGCTGAAGAAGAGAACCAATGCAATACATCCAAAGAGCAGGTACCTGATCCTAAAGTCAGCAACAGAAGTAAGAATACAAGCAGAAAAGGAAAG GTAACGGAGCCTGATCTTCTTGGAGCAATGGCGCAAGACGGTCTTCATCAAATG GAAGTTCCCCAGGTGAGAACCACGCACCTACACGGCATGGTGCCGATGCAACTGCATAATTTGGTGCCAACAATGTTTCATAATGTTCCACCTACTCCGTTCCAAAACGTAGCTTCAATGCAGTTGCACGACAATCATTTGCCTTGA
- the LOC104433826 gene encoding DNA damage-repair/toleration protein DRT100 translates to MSLRVIFVTSLLLGLAAACPPSDRAALLSFRAALHEPYLGIFNSWTGADCCRNWYGVSCDPESRRVADINLRGESEDPIFQRAKRTGYMTGTISSAICRLERLSSLTVADWKGISGEIPACLASLPYLRILDLIGNRLSGEIPADIGRLKRLTVLNVADNMITGRIPSSLTGLSSLMHLDLRNNRISGPLPQDFGMLRMLSRALLSGNQITGSIPASISQIYRLADLDLSSNRLSGQIPPSLGKMPVLATLNLDFNQISGAIPASLINSAVSNLNLSRNSIQGTIPDVFGPRSYFTVLDLSYNNLRGPIPKSISAATYIGHMDLSHNHLCGRIPAGSPFDHLEASSFGYNDCLCGKPLKAC, encoded by the coding sequence ATGAGCCTTCGAGTGATTTTCGTTACGTCGTTACTTCTTGGACTCGCGGCCGCCTGCCCGCCGTCGGACCGGGCGGCGCTGCTCTCCTTCCGGGCGGCGCTCCACGAGCCATACCTAGGCATCTTCAACTCCTGGACCGGCGCCGACTGCTGCCGCAACTGGTACGGCGTCAGCTGCGACCCCGAATCCCGCCGCGTCGCCGACATCAACCTCCGGGGGGAGTCCGAGGACCCCATCTTCCAGAGGGCCAAGCGGACCGGCTACATGACCGGCACGATATCTTCCGCGATATGCAGGCTCGAGCGCCTCTCCAGCCTCACCGTCGCCGACTGGAAGGGCATCTCCGGCGAGATACCCGCCTGCCTTGCCTCCCTGCCGTACCTTCGGATCCTGGACCTCATTGGGAACCGCCTGTCGGGCGAGATACCGGCGGACATCGGGAGGCTGAAGCGGCTGACGGTGCTCAACGTGGCGGACAACATGATAACGGGTCGGATCCCCAGCTCCCTGACGGGCCTGTCGAGCTTGATGCACCTCGACTTGAGGAATAACCGGATCTCGGGTCCGCTGCCCCAGGATTTCGGAATGCTGAGGATGTTGAGCCGGGCCCTTTTGAGCGGGAACCAAATAACCGGGTCGATCCCGGCGTCGATATCCCAAATATACCGGCTAGCGGATCTCGACCTTTCCTCGAACCGTCTCTCCGGCCAAATCCCGCCTTCGCTCGGTAAAATGCCGGTCCTCGCCACGCTGAACCTGGATTTCAACCAAATCTCAGGGGCGATCCCGGCGAGCCTGATCAACTCGGCGGTGAGCAACTTGAACTTGAGCAGGAACTCCATCCAGGGCACCATACCCGACGTGTTCGGGCCGAGGTCGTACTTCACGGTGCTGGACCTCTCGTACAACAACCTGCGGGGGCCGATCCCAAAGTCGATATCGGCCGCGACGTACATCGGGCACATGGACTTGAGCCACAACCACCTGTGCGGGCGGATCCCGGCGGGCTCGCCGTTCGACCACCTCGAAGCCTCGTCGTTCGGCTACAACGACTGCCTCTGCGGGAAGCCACTGAAAGCTTGTTAG
- the LOC104433827 gene encoding LOW QUALITY PROTEIN: uncharacterized protein LOC104433827 (The sequence of the model RefSeq protein was modified relative to this genomic sequence to represent the inferred CDS: inserted 1 base in 1 codon), with translation MKAFCLFRLSILLALINGALCKECTNIPTELSSHTLRYELLASNNESWREEMFSHYHLTPTDETAWSNLSPRKILKEEEEFDWIMMYRKLKNSAGSNPPGEFLKEVSLHDVRLDPSSVQWRAQQTNLEYLLLLDVDSLVWSFRKTAGLPTPGKPYGGWERPACELRGHFVGHYLSATAQMWASTHNHSIGEKMSALVTALAACQEKMGTGYLSAFPSEQFDRFEAIKPVWAPYYTIHKIMAGLLDQYKLAGNKQALKMVTWMADYFYNRVQNVIRTYSLERHWLSLNEETGGMNDVLYQLFTVTNDPKHLLLAHLFDKPCFLGLLAVQADDIAGFHANTHIPVVVGAQMRYEVTGDLLYKTIGTFFMDIVNSSYIYATGGTTVREFWEDPKRLATTLETENEESCATYNMLKVSRNLFRWTKEVAYADYYERALTNGVLGIQRGTEPGIMIYMLPLGRGVSKARSFHQWGTQFDSFWCCYGTGIESFSKLGDSIYFEEQGEVPGLYVTQYVSSSLNWKAGGLXIGQHIGPLSSWDPYLQATITFSSEAAAQFSTLNFRIPSWVSSAGAKAELNGQRLNLPSPGKFLVLEGKWSPSDKLTLQFPLGLRTEAIKDDRPKYASLHAILYGPYLLAGLTSRDWELKADPDAPLSNWITPVPASYGSQLLSLSQASGNSSYFLTNTNHSITIEKSPEPGTDSAVHATFRLVSKDPTTLGIRSREGVIGKSVMLEPFDLPGMVVVEKGKEKHLVVEGSSKGSSSLFRVVAGLDGKAKAVSFESESHKGCYIYTGLNHDEGSGVKLGCVSDHSNSKFKKASSFAWEDATSHYHPISFVAKGASRNFLLVPLMSLRDESYTVYFDIQS, from the exons ATGAAggctttttgtttgtttcggTTGTCAATCTTGCTTGCTTTAATTAATGGTGCTTTGTGTAAGGAGTGTACCAACATTCCTACTGAGCTTTCGTCACACACTCTTAGATACGAGCTCTTAGCATCAAACAACGAGTCATGGAGAGAGGAGATGTTCTCACACTACCATTTGACTCCAACGGACGAGACGGCTTGGTCCAACTTGTCACCAAGAAAGAtattgaaagaagaagaggaatttgaCTGGATCATGATGTACCGGAAACTGAAGAACTCTGCTGGGTCCAACCCACCGGGGGAGTTCCTTAAGGAAGTATCATTGCATGATGTGAGATTGGATCCGAGTTCAGTTCAATGGCGGGCACAGCAGACAAACCTAGAATACTTACTGTTGTTGGATGTGGATAGTTTGGTGTGGAGCTTTAGGAAAACAGCAGGTTTGCCAACACCAGGAAAGCCATATGGTGGTTGGGAGCGCCCGGCTTGCGAGCTCCGGGGTCACTTTGTGG GGCATTATTTGAGTGCGACGGCACAAATGTGGGCAAGCACTCACAATCATAGTATTGGAGAGAAAATGTCTGCATTAGTGACTGCTCTTGCGGCCTGTCAAGAGAAAATGGGCACGGGATATCTTTCAGCTTTCCCATCCGAGCAATTTGATCGTTTCGAAGCTATCAAACCAGTCTGGGCTCCATATTACACCATTCACAAG ATCATGGCAGGTCTTCTGGATCAATATAAACTTGCTGGCAACAAGCAAGCTTTGAAAATGGTTACATGGATGGCTGATTACTTCTACAATCGTGTGCAGAATGTGATCAGAACATACTCTTTAGAAAGACACTGGCTGTCACTCAATGAAGAGACTGGTGGcatgaatgatgtcctttacCAGTTATTCACCGTAACG AACGATCCCAAGCATTTGTTGTTGGCTCATCTCTTTGACAAACCTTGCTTTCTAGGATTGCTTGCTGTGCAG GCTGACGACATAGCTGGTTTTCATGCGAATACTCATATCCCAGTTGTTGTCGGAGCCCAGATGCGTTATGAAGTTACTGGTGACCTGCTATACAAG ACCATAGGGACATTCTTCATGGACATTGTGAACTCCTCTTACATCTATGCAACAGGTGGCACAACAGTCAGGGAATTCTG GGAGGACCCAAAGCGTTTAGCAACGACTCTTGAAACAGAAAATGAGGAATCATGCGCCACCTATAACATGCTGAAG GTGAGCCGCAACTTGTTTAGATGGACCAAAGAAGTTGCATATGCAGATTATTATGAGCGAGCGTTGACGAACGGCGTGCTAGGTATTCAGAGAGGGACAGAGCCAGGCATCATGATCTACATGCTTCCTTTGGGACGTGGGGTGTCCAAGGCCAGAAGCTTTCATCAATGGGGAACTCAGTTCGACTCCTTCTGGTGCTGCTATGGGACAG GAATTGAGTCGTTTTCGAAATTGGGAGATTCTATATATTTTGAAGAACAAGGAGAAGTTCCTGGTCTTTACGTAACTCAATATGTATCGAGTTCCCTCAACTGGAAAGCAGGGGGAC TGATCGGTCAGCACATCGGTCCTCTGTCGTCATGGGATCCTTATCTTCAAGCAACAATTACTTTCTCGTCAGAG GCAGCGGCACAGTTCTCTACCCTGAATTTCCGAATACCGAGTTGGGTCTCTTCAGCTGGCGCCAAAGCAGAACTAAATGGACAACGTTTAAATCTACCATCTCCAG GTAAATTTCTCGTCTTGGAGGGGAAATGGAGCCCCAGCGACAAGCTGACCCTTCAGTTTCCCCTTGGCTTGCGGACAGAGGCTATCAAAG ATGACCGACCCAAGTATGCTTCCCTTCACGCAATACTTTACGGGCCTTATCTTCTCGCGGGGCTGACCAGCAGAGACTGGGAACTAAAAGCCGACCCAGATGCTCCTCTATCCAATTGGATCACTCCCGTTCCGGCTTCTTACGGTTCTCAGTTGCTCTCTCTTTCGCAAGCATCGGGCAATTCGTCATATTTCCTGACCAACACGAACCACTCCATTACAATAGAGAAGTCCCCTGAGCCGGGCACTGATTCGGCTGTCCATGCCACCTTCAGACTTGTCTCCAAAGACCCCACCACTTTAGGAATCAGGTCAAGAGAGGGCGTGATCGGGAAATCGGTCATGCTCGAACCATTCGACCTTCCCGGAATGGTGGTAgtggaaaaagggaaagaaaagcaCCTCGTAGTCGAGGGATCAAGCAAGGGCAGCTCGTCCCTCTTCCGTGTGGTCGCAGGACTGGACGGGAAGGCCAAAGCCGTGTCCTTCGAGTCGGAAAGCCACAAAGGTTGCTACATATACACGGGGTTGAATCACGACGAGGGTTCCGGCGTGAAGCTGGGGTGCGTCTCGGATCACTCGAACAGTAAGTTCAAAAAAGCGAGCAGCTTTGCATGGGAAGACGCCACAAGCCATTATCATCCTATCAGCTTCGTGGCGAAGGGTGCAAGCAGGAACTTCCTCTTGGTGCCGTTGATGAGCTTGAGAGATGAATCGTACACTGTTTATTTCGACATCCAGTCTTGA